From a region of the Thermomonas sp. HDW16 genome:
- the tkt gene encoding transketolase, whose protein sequence is MTTPTRRDLANAIRFLAIDAVQAANSGHPGMPMGMADIAEVLWNDFYKHNPGNPHWADRDRFVLSNGHGSMLQYALLHLSGYDLSIDDLKHFRQLNSKTPGHPENFMTPGIETTTGPLGQGLANAVGFALAEKLLAQRFNRDGFDLVDHRTWVFMGDGCLMEGISHEAASLAGTWGLHKLVAFWDDNHISIDGNTDGWFTDDTPMRFEAYGWNVVRGVDGHDPIEIKTAIETALKSSDKPTLICCRTTIGFGSPNKSGKESSHGAPLGKDEVQATRDALGWPYAAFAVPAEIYAEWNARDKGAVSEDAWNAIMARYAEAFPTEAAEFRRRMRGELPGDFAADALAYVIKTQTDAATIASRKASQNAIEAYAPLLPELIGGSADLAHSNLTLWKGSKSVASNDPNANYIYSGVREFGMTAISNGLALHGGFIPYDATFLVFSDYARNAVRMSALMGIRAIHVYTHDSIGLGEDGPTHQPIEHLASLRYIPDNDVWRPCDAVESAMAWKCAIQRADGPSCLIFSRQNLPHQPRDEGQLLDIARGGYVLKDSVGAPELILIATGSEIGLAMQAAEQLGDGVRVVSMPSTDVFDRQEQSYRESVLPTACRKRVAVEAGVTGFWRKYVGLDGAVIGIDTFGASAPIEALMPHFGFTVDKVVAAAKAL, encoded by the coding sequence ATGACGACGCCTACCCGCCGCGATCTCGCCAACGCGATCCGTTTCCTTGCCATCGACGCCGTACAGGCCGCGAATTCCGGCCACCCCGGCATGCCGATGGGCATGGCGGACATCGCCGAAGTGCTGTGGAACGACTTCTACAAGCACAATCCCGGCAATCCGCACTGGGCGGATCGCGACCGTTTCGTGCTGAGCAACGGCCACGGCTCGATGCTGCAGTACGCGCTGCTGCACCTGTCCGGCTACGACCTGTCGATCGACGATCTGAAGCACTTTCGCCAGCTCAATTCCAAGACGCCGGGCCATCCCGAGAACTTCATGACGCCGGGCATCGAGACCACCACCGGCCCGCTGGGGCAGGGGTTGGCGAATGCGGTGGGTTTCGCGCTGGCGGAAAAACTACTGGCGCAGCGCTTCAATCGTGATGGCTTCGACCTGGTCGACCACCGCACCTGGGTATTCATGGGCGACGGCTGCCTGATGGAAGGCATCAGCCATGAAGCTGCCTCGCTGGCCGGTACCTGGGGCTTGCACAAGCTGGTCGCGTTCTGGGACGACAACCACATCAGCATCGACGGCAATACCGATGGCTGGTTCACCGATGACACGCCCATGCGTTTCGAGGCCTATGGCTGGAACGTGGTGCGCGGCGTGGATGGCCACGACCCGATCGAGATCAAGACCGCGATCGAAACCGCACTGAAGTCTTCGGACAAGCCGACGCTGATCTGCTGCCGCACTACGATCGGTTTTGGTTCGCCGAACAAGTCCGGCAAGGAGTCGTCGCACGGCGCGCCGCTGGGCAAGGACGAAGTGCAGGCCACGCGCGACGCGCTGGGCTGGCCCTACGCGGCCTTCGCAGTGCCGGCCGAGATTTACGCCGAGTGGAACGCGCGCGACAAGGGGGCGGTGTCCGAGGACGCCTGGAACGCGATCATGGCGCGCTATGCCGAAGCCTTCCCGACCGAAGCCGCCGAATTCCGCCGCCGCATGCGCGGCGAATTGCCGGGCGATTTCGCGGCGGATGCGCTGGCCTACGTCATCAAGACCCAGACCGATGCCGCCACCATCGCCAGCCGCAAGGCGTCGCAGAACGCGATCGAAGCCTATGCGCCGCTGCTGCCGGAACTGATCGGTGGCTCGGCGGATTTGGCGCACTCCAACCTGACCCTGTGGAAGGGCAGCAAGTCGGTGGCGAGCAACGATCCGAACGCCAACTACATCTATTCCGGCGTGCGCGAATTCGGCATGACCGCGATCAGCAACGGCTTGGCATTGCACGGCGGCTTTATCCCGTACGACGCCACCTTCCTGGTCTTCAGCGACTATGCGCGCAACGCGGTGCGCATGAGCGCGCTGATGGGCATCCGCGCGATCCACGTCTACACCCACGATTCGATCGGCCTGGGCGAAGACGGCCCGACCCACCAGCCGATCGAACACCTCGCCTCGCTGCGTTACATCCCGGACAACGATGTGTGGCGTCCCTGCGATGCGGTGGAGTCGGCGATGGCGTGGAAGTGCGCCATCCAGCGTGCGGATGGTCCTAGCTGCCTGATCTTCAGCCGCCAGAACCTGCCGCACCAGCCGCGTGACGAAGGCCAGTTGCTGGACATCGCGCGCGGTGGTTACGTGTTGAAGGACAGTGTGGGCGCGCCCGAACTCATCCTGATTGCCACCGGTTCGGAAATCGGCCTTGCCATGCAGGCCGCCGAACAGTTGGGCGATGGCGTGCGCGTGGTGTCGATGCCGAGCACCGATGTGTTCGACCGCCAGGAACAGTCCTATCGCGAATCCGTGTTGCCCACCGCCTGTCGCAAGCGCGTGGCGGTCGAAGCCGGCGTCACCGGCTTCTGGCGCAAGTACGTCGGCTTGGACGGCGCAGTGATCGGCATCGACACCTTCGGTGCCTCTGCGCCGATCGAAGCGCTGATGCCGCATTTCGGTTTCACCGTGGACAAGGTGGTTGCGGCGGCGAAAGCGCTGTAA
- a CDS encoding acetyl-CoA hydrolase/transferase C-terminal domain-containing protein — MPLRHASLDASIDDLLARIDGPLRIGAPLGLGKPHRLLNALYARVAGDPSRPLHLYTALSLDPPHGKSDLERRFLEPFVQRLYGDDFPRLAHVAAQKRDELPAHVEVEEFYLQSGALLGSTQAQRRYASLNYTHVARALADRGVNCIVQKVAANADGRRLSLSSNTDLTFDAVDAIVAHGLPRPLLVAEIDPHLPWLGGVAEVDAGWFDIVVQPPPPYPRLFALPREPVGDTEHAIGLYASALVRDGGTLQIGIGALSDALCHALVLRHADNAAYRRVLHALDPAIESHPAVIASGGLGPFEHGLYGCSEMINEGFRKLVQTGVMRRKVVDDEALMRRDADGTADHADRQRIEREGEFLHGAFYLGSPDFYDWLHTLDDATRRGIGMRRVSEVNELYGGNETLERLQRRDARFFNTCMMATALGAAVSDGLADGRVVSGVGGQYNFVAMAHALPDARSVLLLRATRDEHGKPASNVRWNYGHTTIPRHLRDVYISEYGIADLRGKVDEDCVLAMAAISDASAQGGLLQEAIRSRKLRADFTAPGRWRRNTAQSVRDALAPSRIDGTLPDYPLGSDFTPVEQRLVLALGWLKANTASVPAKLRTILAAFTANSPRDDEAIRRMQLHAPSGLPERLYARLLCFALARTQRS; from the coding sequence ATGCCCCTTCGCCACGCGTCGCTCGATGCCTCCATCGATGACCTGCTCGCCCGCATTGACGGACCGCTGCGGATCGGTGCGCCACTGGGGCTGGGCAAGCCGCATCGGTTGTTGAATGCGTTGTACGCGCGCGTCGCAGGCGATCCGTCGCGGCCGCTGCACCTGTACACGGCGCTGTCGCTGGATCCGCCGCATGGCAAGAGCGATCTGGAGCGCCGCTTCCTCGAGCCTTTCGTGCAGCGCCTGTACGGTGACGATTTCCCGCGCCTTGCCCATGTGGCCGCGCAGAAACGCGACGAATTGCCGGCGCATGTCGAAGTCGAGGAGTTCTACTTGCAGTCCGGCGCGCTGCTGGGCTCGACCCAGGCACAACGCCGCTACGCCAGCCTGAACTACACGCATGTCGCCCGTGCGCTGGCTGACCGCGGGGTGAACTGCATCGTGCAGAAAGTGGCGGCGAATGCCGACGGCCGCCGGCTGTCGCTGTCGTCGAACACTGACCTCACCTTCGACGCGGTCGATGCCATCGTCGCCCATGGCCTGCCACGCCCGCTGCTGGTGGCGGAAATCGATCCGCACCTGCCCTGGCTGGGCGGCGTGGCCGAGGTCGATGCCGGCTGGTTCGACATCGTGGTGCAGCCGCCACCGCCGTATCCGCGATTGTTCGCGCTGCCGCGTGAACCAGTGGGCGATACCGAACATGCCATCGGCCTGTATGCCAGCGCACTGGTGCGCGATGGCGGCACCCTGCAGATCGGCATCGGCGCCTTGTCGGATGCGCTGTGCCATGCGCTGGTGCTGCGCCATGCCGACAACGCCGCCTACCGCCGCGTACTGCATGCGCTCGACCCGGCGATCGAATCGCACCCCGCGGTGATCGCCAGCGGCGGGCTCGGCCCGTTCGAGCACGGCCTGTACGGCTGCAGCGAGATGATCAACGAAGGTTTCCGCAAGCTGGTACAGACCGGCGTCATGCGTCGCAAGGTGGTGGACGACGAAGCATTGATGCGGCGCGACGCCGACGGCACCGCGGATCATGCCGACCGACAGCGCATCGAACGCGAAGGCGAATTCCTGCATGGCGCCTTCTACCTCGGTTCACCGGACTTCTACGATTGGCTGCACACACTGGACGATGCCACCCGCCGCGGCATCGGCATGCGCCGGGTTAGCGAAGTCAATGAACTGTACGGCGGCAACGAGACGCTGGAACGCTTGCAACGCCGCGACGCGCGCTTCTTCAACACCTGCATGATGGCCACGGCGCTGGGGGCGGCGGTCTCCGACGGGCTGGCGGATGGGCGCGTGGTATCCGGCGTGGGCGGCCAGTACAACTTCGTGGCGATGGCGCATGCGCTGCCCGATGCACGTTCGGTGTTGTTGTTGCGCGCCACCCGCGACGAGCATGGCAAGCCGGCATCGAACGTTCGCTGGAACTACGGACACACCACGATTCCACGCCATCTGCGCGATGTTTACATCAGCGAATACGGCATCGCCGATCTACGCGGGAAGGTGGACGAGGATTGCGTGCTCGCGATGGCCGCGATCTCCGATGCCTCTGCGCAAGGAGGGCTGCTGCAAGAGGCGATTCGCAGCCGCAAGCTGCGCGCGGATTTCACTGCACCAGGCCGCTGGCGGCGCAACACCGCGCAGTCCGTGCGTGATGCGCTGGCCCCGTCCCGCATCGATGGCACCCTGCCCGATTATCCGCTGGGCAGCGACTTCACCCCAGTCGAGCAGCGACTGGTGCTGGCGCTGGGGTGGCTGAAAGCGAATACGGCAAGCGTGCCCGCGAAACTGCGCACCATCCTCGCGGCGTTCACTGCCAACAGTCCCCGGGATGACGAGGCGATCCGGCGCATGCAATTGCATGCGCCATCAGGATTGCCGGAGCGGCTCTATGCGCGTTTGTTGTGCTTCGCGCTGGCACGCACCCAGCGCAGCTAA
- a CDS encoding BlaI/MecI/CopY family transcriptional regulator yields MQISEAESVVMDVLWRRHPLGAEDVVAELADSRHWQEATIKTLLNRLLNKGAIAAQREGRRYLYSPLLKREAWVLEESRGLLDRLFDGRVAPLVAHFSEQRKLSRKDIAELRKLLEELDDGQR; encoded by the coding sequence ATGCAGATCAGCGAGGCGGAGTCGGTCGTGATGGACGTGTTGTGGCGCAGGCATCCGCTCGGCGCCGAAGACGTGGTGGCCGAGTTGGCGGACAGCCGCCACTGGCAGGAAGCCACCATCAAGACCTTGCTCAACCGCCTGCTCAACAAGGGCGCGATCGCGGCGCAGCGCGAGGGCCGTCGCTACCTGTATTCGCCGCTGCTCAAGCGCGAGGCGTGGGTGCTGGAGGAAAGCCGGGGCCTGCTGGATCGCCTGTTCGATGGCCGGGTGGCGCCGCTGGTCGCGCACTTCAGCGAACAGCGCAAGCTGAGCCGCAAGGACATCGCGGAGCTGCGCAAGTTGCTGGAGGAGCTAGACGATGGACAGCGCTGA
- a CDS encoding M56 family metallopeptidase, whose translation MDSAELYPWLVEATLTTSAAMLAVLALRKPLRAAFGAGVCRVAWSAVPVALLAILLPVVEADVPTAPLAVIRAPIRMLAAEVPRGTMPGIATSACIAWACGCAMFAVFLAWQQRRFVRGLGKLLDRGDGVLLAEAVAGLPAVIGVWRPRIVMPADVLSCPATTPPNAA comes from the coding sequence ATGGACAGCGCTGAACTGTATCCATGGCTGGTGGAAGCGACCCTTACCACGAGCGCGGCGATGCTAGCCGTGCTGGCGTTGCGGAAACCGCTGCGTGCCGCCTTCGGCGCGGGTGTGTGTCGCGTGGCATGGAGCGCGGTTCCCGTCGCCTTGCTCGCCATCTTGCTGCCGGTGGTCGAAGCGGATGTGCCGACGGCACCGCTTGCCGTGATCCGCGCGCCGATCCGGATGCTGGCTGCAGAGGTTCCGCGCGGTACGATGCCGGGCATCGCCACGTCGGCCTGCATCGCATGGGCTTGCGGGTGCGCGATGTTCGCGGTGTTCCTGGCTTGGCAACAACGTCGCTTCGTGCGTGGGCTGGGCAAGCTGCTGGATCGAGGCGATGGCGTGCTGCTGGCAGAAGCGGTTGCGGGCCTGCCCGCCGTGATCGGGGTATGGAGGCCGCGCATCGTGATGCCGGCCGATGTGCTGTCCTGTCCCGCTACGACACCACCGAACGCGGCTTGA
- a CDS encoding TonB family protein: MLIHEREHIARGDLLANACVAVLRCLFWFNPLVHFAARRFCDDQELACDERVIARHPRSRRAYGEAMLKTQIATSVLPLGCHWGQPHPLKERIEMLKQPLPSLLRRMSGRALVFAILLACGYAAWVAQPATSPSENLASQSAVTMSGSQMSMRDVIAKLAREHGMTVSGLALVPAGKSISFGLDGVPLEAVLELLGDEAGLDARVDGKTIEFSRKPGRAMVEPSHMLPPIYPVGVLKQGVSGTVVLVVDVAEDGSVFAAKVDRSAGNESLDAAALDAVKQWKFKPAMQSGKHVVSQVRVPITFNPEDDPDAGQAPPRPGSVKTAGAGHQGSYNRMPHA; the protein is encoded by the coding sequence ATGCTGATCCACGAGCGTGAGCACATCGCGCGCGGCGATCTGCTGGCGAATGCCTGCGTTGCGGTTTTGCGTTGCCTGTTCTGGTTCAACCCGCTCGTGCATTTCGCCGCGCGCAGGTTCTGCGATGACCAGGAACTGGCGTGCGATGAACGCGTGATCGCACGCCACCCGCGATCCCGCCGTGCTTATGGCGAGGCCATGCTCAAGACGCAGATCGCAACCTCGGTGCTTCCGCTGGGTTGCCACTGGGGCCAGCCCCATCCACTCAAGGAGAGAATCGAAATGCTCAAGCAACCGCTTCCTTCGCTCCTGCGCCGCATGAGTGGCCGCGCGCTGGTGTTCGCGATCTTGTTGGCTTGCGGGTATGCCGCATGGGTGGCTCAGCCGGCCACGTCGCCATCCGAGAACCTGGCATCGCAAAGCGCCGTCACGATGAGCGGTAGCCAGATGAGCATGCGTGATGTGATTGCCAAACTCGCTCGCGAACACGGCATGACCGTGAGCGGGCTGGCGTTGGTTCCAGCAGGCAAAAGCATATCGTTCGGGCTTGATGGCGTTCCGCTGGAGGCCGTGCTGGAGTTGCTGGGAGATGAAGCCGGGTTGGATGCTCGAGTGGATGGCAAGACGATAGAGTTCTCGCGCAAGCCCGGCCGCGCAATGGTCGAGCCATCGCACATGCTACCGCCCATCTACCCCGTTGGCGTCTTGAAGCAAGGCGTTTCCGGCACCGTGGTGCTCGTTGTCGACGTCGCCGAAGACGGCAGTGTATTCGCTGCGAAAGTCGATCGTTCGGCAGGCAACGAAAGCCTCGATGCGGCGGCGCTGGATGCGGTGAAGCAATGGAAATTCAAGCCGGCGATGCAAAGCGGAAAGCACGTGGTTTCGCAGGTGCGTGTGCCGATTACCTTCAATCCAGAAGATGACCCGGACGCTGGGCAGGCGCCGCCACGTCCCGGGTCGGTCAAGACCGCCGGTGCGGGCCACCAGGGAAGCTACAACCGGATGCCGCATGCATGA
- a CDS encoding TonB family protein, protein MHERTLGTAGGACRSVLIPARTRGAHWWRRVALLAAAGALGGCASPAHKAEPHAIYAADGAVSAAIVDVLSEQRYQVVAGTSYLQPIPRRANAKPEYPAALLDRQLPPLEVVVRIVVGGKGTVDRAWLLDGGGGEQAFADAVLRAVQDWTFVPLMQVTGDKAEPLPFTQDYRITFRQVNGRAIVDSGSLH, encoded by the coding sequence ATGCATGAGCGAACGCTGGGAACAGCCGGCGGCGCCTGCCGAAGCGTGCTGATACCGGCAAGGACGCGTGGCGCACACTGGTGGCGGCGCGTTGCACTGCTGGCGGCCGCCGGGGCGCTTGGCGGTTGCGCGTCACCGGCGCACAAGGCGGAACCACACGCGATCTACGCCGCCGATGGTGCGGTCAGTGCGGCAATCGTCGATGTGCTATCGGAGCAGCGTTACCAGGTCGTGGCCGGCACTTCGTACTTGCAACCGATCCCACGCCGCGCCAACGCCAAGCCCGAGTATCCGGCGGCGTTGCTGGATCGCCAGTTGCCACCGCTCGAGGTGGTGGTGCGGATCGTGGTGGGCGGCAAGGGTACGGTCGATCGCGCCTGGTTGCTTGATGGCGGGGGCGGTGAACAAGCATTCGCCGATGCCGTGCTACGGGCCGTGCAGGACTGGACTTTCGTGCCGTTGATGCAGGTGACGGGGGACAAGGCCGAGCCGTTGCCGTTTACCCAGGACTACCGCATCACTTTCAGGCAAGTAAACGGTCGTGCGATCGTGGATTCGGGCAGCCTGCACTGA
- a CDS encoding DUF6691 family protein, which produces MKRIVIALLAGALFGLGLAISGMTDPDKVLNFLDVTGRWDPSLALVMGGALLVSIPGFAFARRRGDCACGEALPAPPATGIDRRLLGGSALFGIGWGIAGYCPGPGLANLAHGGEAMAFVIAMLAGSQLARWFQQPR; this is translated from the coding sequence ATGAAGCGCATCGTCATCGCATTGTTGGCCGGTGCGTTGTTCGGACTCGGGCTTGCGATCTCGGGCATGACCGATCCCGACAAGGTGCTGAACTTCCTCGACGTCACTGGTCGCTGGGATCCATCGCTGGCGCTGGTGATGGGCGGTGCGCTGCTGGTGTCGATCCCGGGCTTCGCATTCGCACGCAGGCGTGGCGATTGCGCCTGCGGCGAGGCCTTGCCCGCGCCACCTGCAACCGGCATCGACCGGCGCTTGCTGGGTGGCAGCGCGCTGTTCGGCATTGGCTGGGGCATTGCCGGCTACTGTCCCGGCCCGGGGCTGGCCAACCTGGCCCACGGCGGCGAGGCGATGGCGTTCGTCATCGCCATGCTGGCGGGATCGCAGCTGGCGCGATGGTTTCAGCAACCGCGTTGA
- a CDS encoding YeeE/YedE family protein, whose product MLAHCRSPKTTAPATSSCRSTGSEAMPTEFTPVSALLGGALIGLAATLLYAGIGRIAGISGILNNAIEQPAQRGWRTAFLLGLIAAAGLWFAGNGIAPRTGFPLGWLLLAGVLVGFGTRIGNGCTSGHGICGLARFSKRSLIAVITFMGSGIATAYVLRHLLAVLP is encoded by the coding sequence GTGCTGGCGCATTGCCGGAGCCCGAAGACAACGGCACCCGCTACCTCAAGCTGCCGGTCGACCGGATCTGAGGCCATGCCGACCGAGTTCACGCCGGTTTCCGCGCTGCTGGGCGGCGCACTGATCGGACTTGCCGCCACCTTGCTGTACGCCGGCATCGGCCGCATCGCAGGGATCAGCGGCATCCTCAACAACGCCATCGAACAGCCCGCGCAGCGCGGCTGGCGCACCGCTTTCCTGCTCGGCCTCATCGCGGCGGCAGGCCTGTGGTTCGCGGGCAACGGCATCGCACCGCGCACGGGTTTCCCGCTGGGCTGGCTGCTGCTGGCCGGTGTTCTGGTCGGCTTTGGCACGCGCATTGGCAACGGCTGTACCAGTGGTCATGGCATCTGCGGACTTGCGCGTTTTTCGAAGCGTTCGTTGATCGCGGTGATCACGTTCATGGGCAGTGGCATCGCCACCGCCTACGTGCTGCGCCATCTACTGGCGGTGCTGCCATGA
- a CDS encoding MBL fold metallo-hydrolase — MNPVVRPFFHADSNTWSYVVHTDDAADAVIIDPVLDFDAKSARTSTASAQAIVDYVATHGLHVRWLLETHAHADHLSAAHWLKTTHWPQAMLAIGVGIRSVQKAFRPIFNLGEHFPVDGSQFDHLFVDGEDFDIGPLHARVIAAPGHTSDSNAYLIGDALFTGDSLFMPDGGTARCDFPGGDAATLYRSIHKLFALPDATRVFICHDYGPGGREVACETSIGEQKRANIHVRNGIDEAAFVTMREARDASLAMPALILPAVQVNLRAGALPEPEDNGTRYLKLPVDRI; from the coding sequence ATGAACCCGGTGGTGCGCCCGTTCTTCCACGCTGACAGCAACACGTGGAGCTATGTGGTGCATACCGATGACGCGGCAGATGCCGTCATCATCGATCCGGTACTGGATTTCGATGCCAAGTCCGCGCGCACTTCGACCGCGTCCGCACAGGCCATCGTCGATTACGTTGCGACGCATGGACTGCACGTCCGCTGGCTGCTCGAAACCCATGCGCATGCCGACCATCTCAGCGCCGCGCATTGGCTGAAAACCACGCATTGGCCGCAGGCGATGCTGGCGATAGGGGTCGGCATCCGCAGCGTTCAGAAGGCTTTCCGCCCGATCTTCAACCTGGGCGAACACTTCCCCGTCGACGGCTCGCAATTCGATCATTTGTTCGTCGATGGCGAAGACTTCGACATCGGCCCGCTCCACGCACGCGTGATCGCGGCTCCCGGCCACACCAGCGACAGCAATGCCTACCTGATCGGCGATGCGCTGTTCACCGGCGACTCGCTGTTCATGCCCGATGGCGGCACCGCGCGCTGCGATTTTCCCGGTGGCGATGCCGCCACGCTGTACCGTTCGATCCACAAGTTGTTCGCGCTACCGGATGCGACCCGTGTCTTCATCTGCCACGACTACGGTCCCGGTGGGCGCGAGGTGGCCTGCGAAACCAGCATCGGCGAACAGAAGCGCGCGAATATCCATGTGCGCAACGGCATCGATGAAGCGGCGTTCGTCACGATGCGCGAAGCGCGCGATGCCTCCCTGGCGATGCCGGCGCTGATCCTGCCCGCGGTGCAGGTCAATCTTCGTGCTGGCGCATTGCCGGAGCCCGAAGACAACGGCACCCGCTACCTCAAGCTGCCGGTCGACCGGATCTGA
- a CDS encoding S1/P1 nuclease — MRKALSLLSVAFLTLLVAAPAGAWGALGHSMVGELAARHLDPKARAEVALLLAGEADPTLAGVANWADTLRNTDPERFKATSRWHYINAKGGGCGFDLARDCPDGACVVGAIEKQRAILADRSQPIEARRDALKFIVHLVGDVHQPMHAGNRTDSGGNGFQVSLRTPIEPEAYARAKYVDGVMGTNLHSVWDYYILADRGLGLRAYSNKLDALPWPPYPAPSKYDVMPLAWAGESCRLIDARGIYPPDDKHTMDDAYLDAMRPLAEQRIRQAAWRLAQLLNETIG; from the coding sequence ATGCGTAAAGCCCTGTCCTTGCTGTCCGTCGCATTCTTGACCCTGCTCGTGGCCGCCCCCGCGGGCGCCTGGGGCGCCTTGGGCCACAGCATGGTCGGTGAGTTGGCCGCACGGCACCTGGATCCGAAGGCCAGGGCCGAAGTCGCACTCTTGCTGGCCGGCGAAGCCGACCCCACCCTGGCCGGCGTGGCCAACTGGGCCGACACCTTGCGCAACACCGATCCTGAGCGCTTCAAGGCCACCTCACGCTGGCATTACATCAACGCCAAGGGCGGCGGCTGTGGCTTCGACCTGGCCCGCGACTGTCCGGACGGCGCCTGCGTCGTGGGTGCCATCGAAAAGCAGCGCGCGATCCTGGCCGACCGCAGCCAACCGATCGAAGCGCGCCGCGATGCGCTGAAATTCATCGTCCACCTGGTCGGCGACGTGCACCAACCGATGCACGCGGGCAACCGCACCGACAGCGGTGGCAACGGCTTCCAGGTCAGCCTGCGCACGCCGATCGAGCCGGAAGCCTACGCCCGCGCCAAGTACGTGGACGGCGTGATGGGGACCAACCTGCATTCGGTGTGGGATTACTACATCCTGGCGGACCGCGGGCTGGGCCTGAGGGCGTATTCGAACAAGCTGGACGCGCTGCCGTGGCCGCCGTACCCCGCGCCGTCGAAATACGACGTCATGCCGCTGGCCTGGGCGGGCGAATCCTGCCGGCTGATCGACGCGCGCGGCATCTATCCGCCCGACGACAAGCACACGATGGACGATGCCTACCTGGACGCGATGCGCCCGCTGGCCGAACAACGCATCCGCCAGGCGGCATGGCGGCTGGCGCAGCTGCTGAACGAAACCATCGGCTAA
- the gap gene encoding type I glyceraldehyde-3-phosphate dehydrogenase, translated as MAIKVGINGFGRIGRCVFRAAVQNFGDDIEIVGINDLLEPDYLAYMLRFDSVHGRFQGDVKVENGNLVVNGKTIRLTAERDPANLKWDEVGADVVLESTGIFLTKEGAQKHIDAGAKKVIMSAPSKDDTPMFVHGVNCGSYAGQPIISNASCTTNCLAPLAKVLDDKWGIKRGLMTTVHAATATQKTVDSPSNKDWRGGRGILENIIPSSTGAAKAVGVVLPQLKGKLTGMAFRVPTSDVSVVDLTVELVKPATYAEICAEMKAQSEGALKGILGYTEDKVVATDFRGDARTSIFDAEAGIALDDNFVKLVSWYDNEWGYSNKCLEMVKVVAAK; from the coding sequence ATGGCGATCAAGGTTGGCATCAACGGTTTCGGCCGCATCGGGCGTTGCGTGTTTCGCGCGGCGGTGCAGAATTTCGGCGACGACATCGAGATCGTCGGCATCAACGACCTGCTGGAGCCGGACTACCTGGCCTACATGCTGCGCTTCGACTCGGTCCACGGCCGCTTCCAGGGCGACGTGAAGGTCGAGAACGGCAACCTGGTGGTCAACGGCAAGACTATCCGCCTGACCGCGGAGCGCGACCCGGCCAACCTGAAGTGGGACGAAGTCGGTGCCGACGTGGTGCTGGAGTCCACCGGTATTTTCCTGACCAAGGAAGGCGCGCAGAAGCACATCGACGCGGGTGCGAAGAAGGTGATCATGTCGGCGCCGTCCAAGGACGACACGCCGATGTTCGTGCACGGCGTGAACTGCGGCAGCTATGCCGGCCAGCCGATCATCAGCAACGCCAGCTGCACGACCAACTGCCTGGCCCCGCTGGCCAAGGTGCTGGACGACAAGTGGGGTATCAAGCGCGGCCTGATGACCACCGTACACGCCGCCACGGCGACCCAGAAGACGGTGGACAGCCCGTCCAACAAGGATTGGCGCGGTGGCCGCGGCATCCTGGAAAACATCATTCCGTCCAGTACCGGCGCAGCGAAGGCCGTGGGCGTGGTGCTGCCGCAGCTCAAGGGCAAGCTGACCGGCATGGCCTTCCGCGTGCCGACCAGCGACGTCTCCGTGGTCGACCTGACCGTGGAACTGGTGAAGCCGGCCACGTACGCCGAGATCTGCGCGGAAATGAAGGCGCAGTCCGAGGGCGCGTTGAAGGGCATCCTGGGCTATACCGAGGACAAGGTGGTCGCAACCGACTTCCGCGGCGACGCACGCACCAGCATCTTCGATGCCGAAGCCGGCATCGCCCTGGACGACAACTTCGTCAAGCTGGTCAGCTGGTACGACAACGAATGGGGCTACAGCAACAAGTGCCTGGAAATGGTCAAGGTAGTCGCCGCCAAGTAA